The sequence ACGTGCAGCGTCCCGCGTGTGCCCGCAACAGTGCGCAATCTGGTAGCTCAGCTCGGAGAGGTCCTCGGCGAGGTCCAGCATTCCCGCCTGCCGGCAGGCGCGTGCCTGACCACGCAACGCAATGACAGCATCCGCGATGGAGCCGAGCTGCAGCGCCGTGCGGTAAATGTCCGCGTACGCGAACGCAGCGGAATCCCAGTCGGCGGTTCCCTCGATGTGGGCCGCCCGGTCGAACTGCCCCTGCAGTGATGCCGCGGTTTCTGCACTCGCGATCATCGTCAGTTGCTCAGGATGACGAATCCGCTGACCAGCGGCATTCCGGACGGCGCCAGCCCCGCCTCGCGCACCCGCGACCGCAGCTCACCCGCCTCGATACGGGCGCGCGCGATACCGTTCTCGACAACTGCCGGCCTGGGGCCCCGCTCCGTGACCACGAAGTAGTCGTCGGTGTCCGGGCGGTCACCACAGTAGTCGACGGCGAAGCCCACATCGAACGCGGGCATCGCATCCTCGTCCGGCAGCGTCACCTGGATTCCGTGGAGTCGAGGATGGGGGTGGATCAGAACGGTGGTCGAATCGCTGAACGCGTCAGAGCCGAACTCGACCCACGCATACTCGGCGTCGACGCGCCCACCGTCCGGTCCCACTCGCTGGTTCACCGCGGCCCGACTGCGGTTGCAGGGAACTGCACGATTGAGGTCTGAGATCCAGTTTCCCGCACATGCTGACATCACCATGACAGTCGCAACAGCAGTGAGCCTGCGTGGCACGCGCATTACGACCTCCGTTGTTTCGAAGTTGGACCGTACTAGGAAACCTGGACTGCGCCGCGCCGCCCGGTTGGCGGCTGCGTCGAGCTGTCGGTCATGGTCGAGGGAGGAGCGTCGTCGCCCGGAAGGATGGCGGTGCCGTCGTCGTCGACAGGAGTGCCCGCCAGGAGGGGCTCGAGCGGAAGTCGCAGCACGAAACGTGAGCCGGTGCCGGGCTCACTCTCGACATGCAGAAATCCGCCCAGGAGTGAGGCGAGGTTTGCGCAGATCGGCAGACCGAGACCGGTTCCAACCGAGCCCTTGATCTGCTCGAATTCGCGGAATACCCGGGCCTGGTCGTCGGGGGCGATTCCGGGCCCGGTGTCGAACACGGCCAGCTCGACGAAATCGGAATCGGCTGCGCATTCGAGCCCGATCCGGCCGCTCTTCGTGAACTTCACCGCATTGCCGAGCAGGTTGACCAGGATCTGCCGCAGCCGACGACCGTCCGTAACGAGAGTCAGGTCGCAGTTCTGCGGCTCCACCAGCTCCAGGCCCTTCTCCTCGGCCTGGGGCCGGACGCTCAGCAGCGCGTCGTCGACGATCCTGCGCAGGTCCGTCGGCTTCATATCGATTTCGACGCGGTTCGCCTGCAGCTTCGCGAAATCGAGCAGGTCGTTCAGCAGGCTCAGCAGGTTCTCCGCCGCGCGTGCGGAGTTCTCGATGAAGCGACGCGCGCGTTCCGGCAGCTCGCCGGCGAGCCCTTCGAGCATCAGCTCGCTGTAGCCCTTGATCGCGCCGACCGGCGTGCGCAGGTCGTGCGACACCGCGTTGTAGAACCGCTCCTTGGCGCTCGTCGCTTCGCCGAGCTGCGCATACGCCTGCGCCAACTCGCTCGAGCGCTGCTCCACGCGCTCGTGCAGCCGGGCGTTGCCGATCGCCACCGCAGCATGCGTTGCGACGCTGATGCCGAGCCGCACGTCGCGCGCGGTCACCTCGTACGGGCGGCGGTAGCCGACGACGAGCGCGCCGAACGTGTCGCCAAACAGCGTCAGCGGGATACCCAGTCCCACGACCATGCCCTGCTGCACGTGCAGCGGGAACTCTGCGGGGTCCAGGTTGGCGTCGGCACCGCCTATACGCAGCGGCTTCGATGCTTCGACGATGCGCGCCGCCAGCTCGTCCGTGCCTGCCTGCTCACCGTGCAGGCCGATCGATGCGACCAGCTCGACCGTGTCGTTCTTGACGGTGCTCACCGTCGCGTAATGCGCACCGAGCAGTGTGCGCGCAAAACGCGCGACCAGCGCAAGCACTTCGTCCGGGTCCAGCGAACGATTCGTCGCGAGCCCGAGCGTGTGCATCGCCTCGCTCTCCTCCGCACGCTGGCGCAGCAGCTCGCACTCCGCTCGCAGCTTCTGCTGCGACTGCTCCCGCTGCTCCATGCGCGCCAGCGCTCCCGCCAGCCGCCGCCAGGGCTCCGGATCCTCGCCGAACGAGCCGCTCTCCCCGATCAGCACCGCGGTCGCTGAATCCTCACCGACCCGGTAGGGGATCAGCAGCACGTCCGTGTCCGGGAAGCTCGACGCGTCCGTCGGAAACTGTGAGCGCAGCCCGAAGACTTCCGGACGGAGCAGGTGCGCCGCCGTGTCAGTCAGTTCCGCACTCAGCGCGGTTCCGGGCGGAATCAGGATCGTGGGCTGCTGCGAGCTGTCGATCCTGACGACCGCGTGCAGCGGCGGCTGGAGCGTATGCGACAGGACACCATACGCCGCCGTGGAGGAATCGCTCTCGTGTATTCCGAGCACCGCAGCGGTGACATCCATAGGGAGACCGTCCGGTGGCAGAAGGAGGCATCCCTAAGATGTTGACCAAGTTGCGACCGCGCCAGCACTTTGGGCCCCTCGGAGACACCCGGTGTCCCACCGCTGCCCCGGAGCACATGCGCCGGCGGCTGCGAGCGAACCGCCCGGTACATACCAAAACCCCGCACACCAGGAACTCGCGACAGATGCAACTCCTTACCGGCACCAGCGGCTTCGGCTACAAGGAATGGAAGGGCAGCTTCTATCCCGCCGACCTGCCCGCCAGCAGCTTCCTGTCCTGGTACGCCGAGCGCTTCCCGGCCGTGGAAATCAACAACACGTTCTACCGGATGCCGGTCCCCGACCAGCTGACGGCCTGGCGTGCGGAGGTGCCACCGGAGTTCCGCTTCATTCTCAAGGCGCCCCGGCAGATCACACACATCAAGCGGTTGAAGGAAGTCGACCAGCCCGTCGCGCGACTGCTCGAGGTGAGCGAAGCACTGGGCGAGGCGCGCGGCCCGCTGCTGTTCCAGCTCCCGCCCAACATGAAGAAGGATGTGGACCGGCTGCGCGGGCTGCTGAAGCTGCTGCCCCAGGACGTGCGCGCGGCGGTGGAGTTCCGCAATGACACGTGGTACGACGATGAAGTCTATGCGACGCTGGGCGAGCACCGTGCGTCGCTCTGCATCACGCACACGGAGGAGGGAGACTCACCGTTCGCAGCGACGGCGTCGTGGGGCTATCTGCGACTTCGTGGAGTGCAGTACGCGGACGACGAGCTGAAGACCTGGGTCGATCGTATCCGCGCCACGGACTGGACCGACGTGCTCGTGTTCTTCAAGCATGAGGACGAGGCCACGGGGCCCCGCCTGGCCGCCCGCTTCCGCGAGCTGTTCGAGGCAGGCTGATCGACGATGCCGCTTCCGCGAGCCATTCGAGCCCGTCTGATCGACGACGCGGGCCCGTATCGCGAGCTGATCAGCCAGCCCGATCGAAGACGCCCGCCTCCGCCAGCGCTTCGAGCCCGTCTAGCCGGCGACGTCCTTCATCCACGCGCTCACCGCATCCGCGATCTCCTCGATCACGGCAGCATCGTCGCGGCCGCTCTTCTTCCGCACGTGGAAGCCGTGATCGCCGTCCTCGACCACGTGCAGCGAGGCGCGTGCGCCGAGTCCATCGATGACACCCCGCATCAACGCGAGGTCGGCCAGGCTGTCGCGCGTTCCCTGCACGAAGAGCATCGGCTGCGCGACCGCTGCCAGGTGCTCCGCGCGCTGCGTGCTCGGCGGCTTGCCCGCGCCATGCAGCGGATACCCGAGAAAGACGACGCCGCGCACCCGCTCATCCGCCTCGCCGGCGAGCGCCTGCGATGTCATCCGTCCGCCCATCGACTTGCCGCCCGCGAAGACGGGGACGCCACCGGCCGCTTCCATTCCAGCCTCGATCGCCGCGCGCACCGTCGCTTCCAGCACCTGCGGCCGGTCCGGCGAGCGTCGGCCCGCCTGCGTGTACGGGAAGTTGTAGCGCAGGGTCCCCACCCCGCGGACCGACAGGGCGTGCGCAATCGCATCCATGAACGCATGCCGCATCGGAGCGCCGGCACCATGCGCGAGCACGTAGAGCGCATGGGCCCGGTCGGGCATCACCAGCAGCGCATCCACGTCGCCGCGATCGGGCACTGCGATGGACATCGAGGACGTCTTTGAACCGGCCATGTGAGAACCTCGTTGCACTGGTGTTCTGGATACTGAATGAGCATGCGTGGGTGGCGGATATTCTGGATCCCGAGTGAGCATGCGCGCGTGACGGGTGTTCTGGATCCCGGGTAAGCGGGCGCGCGCGGCGATCGAATACGCGATCGTTGGAACAGGACCCGCCGAAATCCTGCTCTCACCCCCCGCGAGGCGCCACGCACGACACGGCCGCCGGATGCCTGGCGGCGCACCGGTCATTACAACCATTCAGACGACATGCATCCCTGCCTCGAAGGGGATGCCTGGCGCCTGATCGGTCACTGCGACCCTCAGGGCGCCAGGCGTCCCCGTCGACCGACACGCGTGGCGACTTACGGGTCGTATGCCGTCCGGGGAAACACCAATAACGGTATCCACCCAACCCTCACAGCAGACCCGCCAGCGCCTGCAACGCGTGCATCAGGTCCGGCTTCACCTCCAGCACCGGCCGCAGCGGGTCGTGTCCCAGCCGCTTCATCCGCATCGCGGCATTCCGGATCGTGTATCGCCGGATGTCGAGCTGCGCGTTGACCTCGCGCCATTCCAGCGGCATGGACACCGGCGCACCGGGCAGCGGCCGCACGCAGAAGGGCGAGACCAGCAGCTTGCCGTGGCCGTTCTGCAGGTAATCGAGGTACACGCGTCCGCCGCGCTGTGCAATTACACGTTCGATGGTCGCGATGTCCGGTGCGCGTCGCACTGCCACGCGCGCGATCAGCTCAGCCAGCTGCTTGGACTGCTCGTGGTCGAGCTGGCCACCGAGCGGAATCAGCACGTGCAGCCCGGATGAGCCGCTCGTCTTGACGAAGCAGGGCAGGCCGATCTCGTCGCACAGTGCCTTCAGCCTGCGTGCGAGCTCGACGACGTGCGCGAACGGTGCGTCCTTGGGATCCAGGTCGAGGATGCACCAGTCCGGTCGGTCGAGCGCGCCGACCCGGCTTGCCCAGAGGTGCAGCGGAATCGAGCCGGCGTTCGCGAACCAGAGGATGGTCGCCTCGTCGCCGCCGACCAGGTAGCGCAGCTCGCGCTCGGATCCCTCGCTCCAGAGCGTCTCGGTGTGCAGCCATGGCGGTGCCGACTTCGGCAGATCCTTCTGGAAGAAGGATTTGCCGTGAATGCCGTCGGGAAAGCGCGTCATCACCAGCGGGCGGTCCTCCAGGTACGGCAGCAGCCAGGGCGTGATCCCGCGGTAGTACTCGACGAGGTCGCCCTTGGTGTAGCCGTCCTCCGGCCAGTAGACCTTGTCGAGGTTCGTGAGCTTGACCTCGTGTGTCGCGCCACCGCGGCCGGCGGCGGGCGCCTGCGACCCGGCACTGTCGACGATCTTCGAGCGAACTCTCGTAGAACGCGGACGTGGCCTGGGTGGCTCTGCCCCTTCCGTCGACGATCCGGTGACTTCCGCCTCCTGTGCATGCGACGTCACCGTCTTCGGACTGCGCGCACGAGACCGCGCCGTGACGGATCCGTCCTCACCCGCAGTATCCGCCGCAGCGGCGGCCGCATCCGGCCCGTCCATCGACTCCGGCGCATTCCCGCGGACGCACTCCTCCGGCCGCTTGTCGTCGCGGATACGCAGGAATACCGGATGCCGCAGCAGCCCCTCCTCGGTCCATTCGAGGTAGCGCACCTCGACGACGAGCTGCGGCTCGACCCACACCGCATCCCGATCACGCGGCGTGCCCTCTGCCGCAGACCGCCCGACG is a genomic window of Longimicrobiales bacterium containing:
- a CDS encoding GAF domain-containing sensor histidine kinase; this encodes MDVTAAVLGIHESDSSTAAYGVLSHTLQPPLHAVVRIDSSQQPTILIPPGTALSAELTDTAAHLLRPEVFGLRSQFPTDASSFPDTDVLLIPYRVGEDSATAVLIGESGSFGEDPEPWRRLAGALARMEQREQSQQKLRAECELLRQRAEESEAMHTLGLATNRSLDPDEVLALVARFARTLLGAHYATVSTVKNDTVELVASIGLHGEQAGTDELAARIVEASKPLRIGGADANLDPAEFPLHVQQGMVVGLGIPLTLFGDTFGALVVGYRRPYEVTARDVRLGISVATHAAVAIGNARLHERVEQRSSELAQAYAQLGEATSAKERFYNAVSHDLRTPVGAIKGYSELMLEGLAGELPERARRFIENSARAAENLLSLLNDLLDFAKLQANRVEIDMKPTDLRRIVDDALLSVRPQAEEKGLELVEPQNCDLTLVTDGRRLRQILVNLLGNAVKFTKSGRIGLECAADSDFVELAVFDTGPGIAPDDQARVFREFEQIKGSVGTGLGLPICANLASLLGGFLHVESEPGTGSRFVLRLPLEPLLAGTPVDDDGTAILPGDDAPPSTMTDSSTQPPTGRRGAVQVS
- a CDS encoding DUF72 domain-containing protein — translated: MQLLTGTSGFGYKEWKGSFYPADLPASSFLSWYAERFPAVEINNTFYRMPVPDQLTAWRAEVPPEFRFILKAPRQITHIKRLKEVDQPVARLLEVSEALGEARGPLLFQLPPNMKKDVDRLRGLLKLLPQDVRAAVEFRNDTWYDDEVYATLGEHRASLCITHTEEGDSPFAATASWGYLRLRGVQYADDELKTWVDRIRATDWTDVLVFFKHEDEATGPRLAARFRELFEAG
- a CDS encoding alpha/beta family hydrolase, whose protein sequence is MAGSKTSSMSIAVPDRGDVDALLVMPDRAHALYVLAHGAGAPMRHAFMDAIAHALSVRGVGTLRYNFPYTQAGRRSPDRPQVLEATVRAAIEAGMEAAGGVPVFAGGKSMGGRMTSQALAGEADERVRGVVFLGYPLHGAGKPPSTQRAEHLAAVAQPMLFVQGTRDSLADLALMRGVIDGLGARASLHVVEDGDHGFHVRKKSGRDDAAVIEEIADAVSAWMKDVAG